The following DNA comes from Acidobacteriota bacterium.
GTTTAAAACCAGGAATTGGGGAGCTTTTGTTAGCCATAGGAATAAAGTTCGGAGATTCTGATGAGTCAGTAGTTGATAAGTCAGTAGTCAGTAGTCAGTAGTCAGTAGATAAAACCCGGATCGTTGAATCCGTGGAATTCTTGAAAAGAATTGTTCCTAACTGACTCAAATAGAATCAAATTCACTTGATACAAGTCCTCAAATCCCAACACTCGACTACTGACTACTGACTACTGACTACTGACTACTGACTAAAATCAAAACTCACGTTTCAGTGGCCGGCCCAGAATATCAGCCAGGGCGTCAGTTGCCTTGCGGTTTTCATAGAGCGCCTGATAGACGCCACGGGTAATCGGCATATCTACATTGTTCAGTTTTGAGAGTTCATAGACCGCTTTGGCGGTTTTGACCCCTTCGGCCACGGAATTCATTTCACCCAGAACATCGCTCAATGCTCGTCCCCGGCCAAGCTCAAACCCCACGTGGCGATTGCGTGAAAGACCGCCGGTGCAGGTGAGGAACAAATCGCCCACGCCAGCCAGTCCAGAGAGCGTTTCAACCCGCCCGCCTTGAGCAATGGCCAGCCGGGTAATCTCAGCCAGTCCGCGGGTAATCACGGCCACCAGCGTGTTGTGTCCAAATCCCATGCCGGTGACGGCTCCGGCGGCAATTGCAATCACGTTTTTGACGGCGGCGCCGATTTCCACACCAACCATATCGAGATTGGAGTATAGCCGGAAATTTGGGTTGCTGAGTTCAGCCTGGATATATTCGCTCCAGCGTTGAGTGGTCGAAGCCGCGACCACTGCGGTTGGATCGCCTTTAGCCACTTCCTGGGCAAAGCTGGGACCAGACAGAGTCACGATACGCGGTTCAAAATCTTCACTCAACACATCGGAAATTACCTGTGACATCCGCTTGAGTGTGTCGCCCTCAATGCCTTTTGTGCCGTTGACAAACACCATTTGGGGTTTCAGAAATGGCCGCATTCTTTCGTAGGTGGACCGGGTAACGTGTGATGGAACTACGGTCAACACAATGTTTGCCCCATCGAGTGCCTCTGCCAGATCCGACGTTGGTTTTAGATTGTCCGGGAAGGTAAATCCAGGCAAATAAGTGGCATTCATTCGGTCCTGGGTCATTTGCTCGGCGTGTTCAGCCCGATGAGACCAGAGTCGAACGTCCCGCAC
Coding sequences within:
- a CDS encoding NAD(P)-dependent glycerol-3-phosphate dehydrogenase, translated to MKSAEHIAVIGAGSFGTALALSTARYAPTGRPVRDVRLWSHRAEHAEQMTQDRMNATYLPGFTFPDNLKPTSDLAEALDGANIVLTVVPSHVTRSTYERMRPFLKPQMVFVNGTKGIEGDTLKRMSQVISDVLSEDFEPRIVTLSGPSFAQEVAKGDPTAVVAASTTQRWSEYIQAELSNPNFRLYSNLDMVGVEIGAAVKNVIAIAAGAVTGMGFGHNTLVAVITRGLAEITRLAIAQGGRVETLSGLAGVGDLFLTCTGGLSRNRHVGFELGRGRALSDVLGEMNSVAEGVKTAKAVYELSKLNNVDMPITRGVYQALYENRKATDALADILGRPLKREF